A region of the Geminocystis sp. M7585_C2015_104 genome:
CAGAAAACAACAGCCGTTTTGGGGGGCAAAATTATTAGCCGCCGTAGTAGATACACTGCCTAACAAACTCCAAAATATAGGTAGATTATTTCAGTATTATAGTAGGGCATCCAGGGACGAAGAGGCAAAAATATACGCCCAGGAATATGAAAAATACAGTGAAACCCTGCCACAGAAAGTTTCGGCCTATTACCAACTTCTGATAAACTGTATAAGTAGAGATGATTGGTTTAATGTTCCCCAATATGAGCAAAAACTAAGAGAATACCTAGAGAAGTTGATAGCAAACCCCCCCGAGGAAATGGAAGAATACTTGGCTGTGGGGTTGATTGTCATTCCCCCAGTTTTTTTCTATCTGCGGGATAATCTAATAGAAAATAGACATGTAGTCAATAGTATAGGTAGGATATTCCACCAACAAATCCATAGAATTTTTCCTTGTATTGGCTCCAGTTTTAGCAACAGGAAAAACCAGCAACCGAGAAAACTCAAAATAGGCTATATAGGATGCAGTCTGCGGAGACATCCTGTGGGACTATTAAGTCGCTGGCTGATAAAATACCACAACCGAGAAGAATTTTCTATTCACACCTACGGCATCTGTCAACCGCAGGATTATATTACCAAAAAATTCTTCCAACAAGGGGTAGATAAAAGCTATATTAGCAGTAGCGGCAATGTGAAGGAAATAGTCAATCAAATCCAAAAAGACGAAATTGACATCCTGGTAGACCTGGACAGTGCCACCAACAACACCACTGCTGCTATTATGGCACTAAAACCGGCCCCCATCCAAGTTACCTGGTTGGGGTTGGACAGTGACGGCATACCCGACATGGACTATTTTATCGCAGACCCCTACGTTTTGCCACCGGAAGCCGAACAATACTATACAGAGAAGATTTGGCGCCTACCCCATGTCTATGTAGCCGTGGAAGGGTTTGAAGTGGACGTCCCTACCCTAAGACGGGAAGACTTGGAAATCGAAGAAAAGGCGGTTGTATACTTCCATATTCAAAACCCCTACAAAAGAAACCCCCATACAATTCGCCTACAGATGAAAATACTAAAAGCCGTCCCCAATAGCTACCTCCTCGTCAAAGGCATGGCAGGCAAAAGTACCGAGAATCTCTTCAAAACCATCGCCACAGAGGAAGGCGTCAACCCCAATAGACTACGATTCCTCCCCCCCGCCCCTACAGAGGCTATCCACCGTGCTAACCTAAAAATAGCAGATGTCGTCCTAGACACTTACCCCTACAACGGTGCTACCACCACCCTGGAAACCCTCTGGCAAGAAATACCAATAGTTACAAGAGTAGGAGAACAATTCGCCGCCCGTAACAGTTATAGTTTTATGATGAATGTGGGGTTGAGAGAGGGGATTGCTTTTACCGATGAGGAGTATGTAGAGTGGGGCATAAGACTGGGCACAGATGAGGACTTGCGACTTAAGGTAACCTGGAAACTAAAACGAGCTAAACACGCCTCCCCCCTGTGGGATGCCCTCTCCTTTGCCAGAGACATGGAAAATGCCTACAGGCAAATGTATGAGGCGTATCAGAAATGACGGAAAAAAATTTTTGGTAAGGGTGATAGGTTTTTGGGTGGGGGTGGGTAAGCTGGAAGTAACAGAAAAGACAGACTAGTTGGCAGTCAAACCCGTAGGAGGAGAAAAAGTATGAAACCGGAAGTAACCCTTAAGTACCTCGCCTATCTGCGTCAGAAAAAACAACAAAACAAAGAGGGTTTCACCCTCATCGAGTTGCTGGTAGTAGTAATCATCATCGGTGTACTAGCCGCTGTAGCACTGCCCAACCTGTTGGGCCAAGTAGGTAAAGCCAGAGAATCCGAGGGTAAAAACGGTGTGGGCAGCATCAACCGCGCCCAACAAGCCTACCACTTTGAAAGACAAACTTTTGCCCATAACGTCAACGTCACTTCCGCAACCAACGCCCTGGGTGTTGTAATCAAAACCCAGTATTATTCAACCTGGAATGTAACTGGGGCCAGTGAGACGGCCACTGTGAGTGCCACAGCCAACCAGGCCACCAAGGACGGTGTGAGGAACTATGCCGGCGGGATAGCATTTAAAGACGGTGCCTATGACAGCTCCATATGCCAGTCCGACAACATAGGTGGGACTGCCACGGCATCAGTGGGTGGCGGCACGGCGGGCTGCAGTGCCGGTGCTGAGTTGAAATAGTGTCCGTCTGGGGGTGTTGGCGGGTTGTGCCCCGATGCCCCCCTTCGCCAAAAATGGATTACGTTGTGGAGCGGCTTTTGGCCGGGGACTACGGCAGGGCAATTTCCCTCCTGGAGGGGAGGATGGGGGAGGGAGTTGCCCTGCGGGCTGATTATTATGCTTTAGCTTTGGCCTACTCCCTGGCGGGGGAAGAAGAGACTGCCCAGTCTATTTGGATGTCGTTGTTGCTAGAGGCAGAGGATTTTCAGAGGGAATTAGATGCCATTGTCTCCTTTATAGATGGGATTGGCAGGGGAATACTCAAAAGGGGCTCACTTCAAACCGCCCTTAGGGTTTATACAATCCTAGAGGAGTTGTTATCCAACCGGGAGGGGGAGAGGGAAGAGGACGCCGTGTACTACCACCGTATCGGGTTGGCGGCGGAGTTGGCGGCAGACTTCCCCCGCATGGAGAGGTGTTACCTTAAGGCCATCCAGTTGGGGAGGATAGTTGACTCCTGTGAGCGTCTTGGGAAGCTGTATCTATTATGGGGGATGACAGAGAAGGCAATAGAGGTTTTCCGAAAAGAGGTGTCCTACTCCCCCCACGGTTACGCCGGTTACCTGAACCTATTCGCCGCCTATCACAAAAGCGGTAGGATAAAAGAGGCCATTGAGATTGCGGAAGAGGCGGAAAGAAAATGCCCGGATTACAGTCTTCTCTGGAAGATAAGAAAATATCTGGTGCTGCCTCCCCTCTATCATAGTCGGGAGGAAATGGAGTACTATCGTCAGAGGTATGTTGAGGGATTGAATAGGCTAACCGAGGAGGTGGCTAAACTGGATTTAAATAATCCAGAGGTGAGACAAAAAGCCTTTGAATGTTTCAGGTGTAATGTTAACTTCGAGTTAGCCTACCAACGCTTCAATCACAGGAACTTACAAAAACAATACGGAGATTTGCTAGCCAGGGTATTAGCCGCCAACTATCCTGATTGGGTGAAGCCAAAACCAAAAAAACCTGTTGTCAACCGCAAGATAAGAGTGGGTTATGTCTCCGAATGCATGTGTAGACACGTGGTGGCTAGACTTACCTCCGGCTGGTTACGCCACCACAATCGGGACAAGTTTGAAATCTACTCCTATTATATTGGTACCACATACGACGAGGTCACCAGAGTCTACGAGGAAAATAGTCACTTCTTCTACCATATAGACGGATTTGAAGATGTTTGTCATCAGATTCTCCAGGATGATTTGGATATCCTGGTGTTGATAGAAATAGGCATGTCTTCCCAGATGGCTTTTTTGGGCAGTCTAAGACTT
Encoded here:
- a CDS encoding prepilin-type N-terminal cleavage/methylation domain-containing protein — protein: MKPEVTLKYLAYLRQKKQQNKEGFTLIELLVVVIIIGVLAAVALPNLLGQVGKARESEGKNGVGSINRAQQAYHFERQTFAHNVNVTSATNALGVVIKTQYYSTWNVTGASETATVSATANQATKDGVRNYAGGIAFKDGAYDSSICQSDNIGGTATASVGGGTAGCSAGAELK
- a CDS encoding O-linked N-acetylglucosamine transferase, SPINDLY family protein, which produces MDYVVERLLAGDYGRAISLLEGRMGEGVALRADYYALALAYSLAGEEETAQSIWMSLLLEAEDFQRELDAIVSFIDGIGRGILKRGSLQTALRVYTILEELLSNREGEREEDAVYYHRIGLAAELAADFPRMERCYLKAIQLGRIVDSCERLGKLYLLWGMTEKAIEVFRKEVSYSPHGYAGYLNLFAAYHKSGRIKEAIEIAEEAERKCPDYSLLWKIRKYLVLPPLYHSREEMEYYRQRYVEGLNRLTEEVAKLDLNNPEVRQKAFECFRCNVNFELAYQRFNHRNLQKQYGDLLARVLAANYPDWVKPKPKKPVVNRKIRVGYVSECMCRHVVARLTSGWLRHHNRDKFEIYSYYIGTTYDEVTRVYEENSHFFYHIDGFEDVCHQILQDDLDILVLIEIGMSSQMAFLGSLRLAPVQCTTWAHPETSGLSQVDYFLSSDLMEPENAQEHYTEKLIRLPNIGISFQKPPLPENPKGRDYFGLPQDSIVFFCGQSIFKYLPENDYLLANIASQIPNSKFVFISRPNPELASQFQQRLGKAFQELGLDIQDYTTFLPQLGTDEYLSLNLACDIFLDSLGWSGGGTTLEALACSLPVVTMPGEFMRGRHSYAILTMLGVTETIASSPQEYVDIAVRLATDNHWRREIREKIAQNHHRLYDDVECVRGLEQFYTQVVQSDGD
- a CDS encoding O-linked N-acetylglucosamine transferase, SPINDLY family protein codes for the protein MNDWHEEIKEFLDSGNYPVVINYYEKRIAENPEEITDYWYLGLAYLLNGNEEEATAIWLVPFVELLPEETDNLNQNLQEILLREAKRHAAKNNHNTEGIIREKIVEIAPDNLENMIKLALCNCRRNCFDPEILKLLSSLLERGRELTEEEIKDLYLLLEFVLEIPDDATIKFLEKIIPILGNDNKFVQVISAKIDEIADRKQQPFWGAKLLAAVVDTLPNKLQNIGRLFQYYSRASRDEEAKIYAQEYEKYSETLPQKVSAYYQLLINCISRDDWFNVPQYEQKLREYLEKLIANPPEEMEEYLAVGLIVIPPVFFYLRDNLIENRHVVNSIGRIFHQQIHRIFPCIGSSFSNRKNQQPRKLKIGYIGCSLRRHPVGLLSRWLIKYHNREEFSIHTYGICQPQDYITKKFFQQGVDKSYISSSGNVKEIVNQIQKDEIDILVDLDSATNNTTAAIMALKPAPIQVTWLGLDSDGIPDMDYFIADPYVLPPEAEQYYTEKIWRLPHVYVAVEGFEVDVPTLRREDLEIEEKAVVYFHIQNPYKRNPHTIRLQMKILKAVPNSYLLVKGMAGKSTENLFKTIATEEGVNPNRLRFLPPAPTEAIHRANLKIADVVLDTYPYNGATTTLETLWQEIPIVTRVGEQFAARNSYSFMMNVGLREGIAFTDEEYVEWGIRLGTDEDLRLKVTWKLKRAKHASPLWDALSFARDMENAYRQMYEAYQK